The following DNA comes from Chromatiales bacterium.
CCTTGGCGGCATGCAGGTTGTCCAGCCCGGCACCGATCCAGTTGAATGGCCGGAACAGCGTGAAATCCAGTTTGCCTTCCTGCCCGTAGGCGTAGATCACGCGGTCGAGCAGCTGCTTGGAACAGGCGTAAATCCAGCGCTGCTTCTCGATCGGGCCGTAGACGAGTTCCGAGGTCGCGGGATCAAACTCGCTGTCCCGGCACATGCCGTACACCTCGGAGGTGGAGGGAAAGATGACACGCTTCTTGTGCTTCACGCACAGGCGAACGATGTGCAGGTTTGCCTCGAAGTCGAGTTCGAAAACGCGCAGCGGATCGCTGACGTAGGTGGCAGGCGTGGCGATCGCGACCAGCGGGACGACCACGTCGGCCTTCTTGACGTGGTATTCGATCCACTCGCGGTTGATGGTGATATCACCTTCGAAGAAGCGCAGGCGCGGATTGTCCATGTACTCCATCAGCCGGTCGCTGAACATGTCCATGCCGAAGATGTTCCAGTCCGTCGTGGCGAGAATCTGCCGGGACAGGTGGTGGCCGATAAAGCCGTTGACGCCGAGGATCAGCACGTTGGTCATCATCAATTCCTTGTCAGAGGCAGTGAAGCGTCGCCAAAACGTTCGTGGAAGGCTGCGGCGCTGCGGATCTCCGCGCCGAGTTCGAATTCCAGCAGGCGTAATATCCCGTCAACACACAGTGCCTGTACTTCGCCGGCATGCCAGCGCAATACCGGCTCGGCAGTGGCCGGCCCGGGGGCCGGCAACGAGCGGAAAATACGCAGCGCCAGACCGCCGGCTTCCGAAAACGCGCCCGGGTACGGCGGAGCGACAGCGCGCACCAGATTGTGGATGCTCGCCACGCCGGCACGCCAGTCGATACGGCCATCCGCGGCGGTACGGCGCCCATGATAACTGCCGGCGGCGAGGTTTTGCGGCATGAGGCGTGCGTTGCCCGCCACCAGCGCCGGCAGGCAGCGGTGCAGTGTCAGTTCGGCGGCGACCGTGACCTTCTGGAAGACCTCGAATGCCGTGTCGTCCGGCAGGATCGGTACCGCCTGCTGATCGACGATGGCGCCGGCATCCGGCTTGTCGGCCATGACATGCAGGGTGGCGCCGGTCTCCGTCGCCCCGTGCAGCACGGCCCAGTTCACCGGTACCCGGCCGCGGAACTGCGGCAGCAGGGAGCCGTGCATGTTGTAGGCGCCGCGCTTTGCCAGGCCGAGCAGCGGAGCGCCGAGCATCTGCCGGTAATAGAAGGAGAAGATGAAATCCGGTGCGGCGGCCGCGATCTGCGCGAGGACCTCCGGCGTGTTGGCATCCTCCGGCGTGATGACCGGGATGCCGTGCCAGCCCGCATGACGGGCGACGCTCTCGAACCAGATTTCCTCTCCGGGCTGGTCTGCGTGCGAGACGACCAGCGGAACCTCGATGCCCCGGGCCAGCAGCACGCGCAGGCAACGGACGCCGACATTGTGGTAGGCGAAGACGACGGCCCGGGTCAATGCGGGTCTTCCGGGCGCTCGAGTATGGCGCTGATCAGGTAGCGCGGCCGCTTCCGGACTTCCTCATAGATGCGCCCGATGTACTCGCCGAGCAGGCCGAGGCCGAACAGCGAGATGCCGATCAGGAAAAAGGCGAT
Coding sequences within:
- a CDS encoding bifunctional UDP-4-keto-pentose/UDP-xylose synthase; this translates as MTNVLILGVNGFIGHHLSRQILATTDWNIFGMDMFSDRLMEYMDNPRLRFFEGDITINREWIEYHVKKADVVVPLVAIATPATYVSDPLRVFELDFEANLHIVRLCVKHKKRVIFPSTSEVYGMCRDSEFDPATSELVYGPIEKQRWIYACSKQLLDRVIYAYGQEGKLDFTLFRPFNWIGAGLDNLHAAKEGSSRVVTQFLGNIARGENIQLVDGGSQERCFTGISDGIAALMKILENRGGKASGNIYNIGNPHNTLSVRQLAEKMLVMAATYPEYRDNAARVKLVDVSASGYYGKGYQDVQHRVPGIANTTADLGWTPKVTMDDVLGQIFEAYRQEIASAGRLVESE
- a CDS encoding formyltransferase, with protein sequence MTRAVVFAYHNVGVRCLRVLLARGIEVPLVVSHADQPGEEIWFESVARHAGWHGIPVITPEDANTPEVLAQIAAAAPDFIFSFYYRQMLGAPLLGLAKRGAYNMHGSLLPQFRGRVPVNWAVLHGATETGATLHVMADKPDAGAIVDQQAVPILPDDTAFEVFQKVTVAAELTLHRCLPALVAGNARLMPQNLAAGSYHGRRTAADGRIDWRAGVASIHNLVRAVAPPYPGAFSEAGGLALRIFRSLPAPGPATAEPVLRWHAGEVQALCVDGILRLLEFELGAEIRSAAAFHERFGDASLPLTRN